Genomic segment of Schistocerca nitens isolate TAMUIC-IGC-003100 chromosome 9, iqSchNite1.1, whole genome shotgun sequence:
taatgtGAAACTGCACAGCAAAAATTCAGAATTTCTTGGTCAATGAGGGTCATCTTGTAGTTGTCCAATTGAACTGAAATTTTGCACATATTGTTTTTTTACTGATTATAagaaactaggggggggggggggggagctaaacATTTTGAAAGTTGGAAATTAAGTGACACCATAATGTACATATACTTTCTCAGTGAAACAAATGTCAGAAATACTGTTCTACATATACAGTGTAGTTATTTTTCTCTTAGAGCACCCTCATTCATTGGTACACAAAAACTCATTAATTTGAACTTCGTTAAAACTCAATTGGCTACATTTGGTAGCTTGAAATTCTCTTAAACAATGGTCTTCCATAATCCGAAGTCCAAGGGAAATTCTTTTAAGCTGTTTTTTATCTGCAAGGAGCTGAAACATGTTATTCACACTACCAAGATTTCAAAACTAATCAGTAGCTACCACCAGTGATAATTTTGGTCTATTTGCACTCCACCCACATATTTGGTATCTGAAAATTTTTGTGGTGCAAGTATATAAAATTTTGCCATAGAGAAGGTCATAAGAAATTATAGAAATGTAAATTAAATTGTGAGTATCTTTTGCATATGATGATAGATCACATGGCCACACAAGAAGTGGTGTTTCACAGTATTGGTGATACAGTACAGTACATTTTGTGATGCAATCTGACTCCATACCCACATCATAAGCCTACACTTCGTCCAGTCCTGCAGTGTgtgtacatataaaacacacaacatATGTGTAAGAAGTGTCTGAACATGGGTTTATGTCTTCAAATAAACTTAACCTATTGTGACATACAATAAAAGATTAAAAGCCTTTAGTTATCATTTCCTTTTATGTGGGTGTTTATAATACAGCACTTAGTTTCAAAAAGATGTGACTGGATTCTGTCATCTGTCAGTATTTGCATTTCACTCAGGATTTTCTTTTATTGTAGTAATTCATCCTACAGGTGTGCTTCATAGCTATTTTTTCCAGGATATAAGTGCCCTACACACCTAATATCTTCACTGTTTCTTCCACCCTGCACTTCATGCCTGCCTCTGTTAATCAGTAGACCCAGGTAGCTGTTCTCTGCTTTTAAAATTAGTCCACAATATGAAGCACAGAGAATCGTTAGGTTCTAAAGCAAGTTGTCatcgatttttagattttcagcATATATGGATGCTCCGGAAATCTTTTGAAGTGTGTTAGATAAATACTTATGTATAAAGTGTATTATAGTaatcttaaatatgtatgcctagaAATGGCTTTcagctgtatatttataacttgatttATCAAATGTGCTATGCATAAGCTGCTTTGTAggcaacaggaccaataaaatgaAACAGCTTCACCTATATCTGTAGCCGTACGTTGTATATACGAATATTCTCAAAATGCTATCTCACCAGTTTCTTGATTATTAATTTCCATTTGGGCACAaagtacaaactgtaattttattgCTCTGCACTGCTTAATTGCTATCTAGGGTATACAAGATACTTAAATGACTGTCATGTACATAGCAGTAATACTTCGTAATTGGAGGTTTATCAGCAGCtttatctgaacctcaagccaCAGACTATGTTCAACCAAAATAACGAGGTTCTGCATTACATTTAGTACCTGTTCATGTTCTAAtttagtttcacattaattacaaattgACAACTTTAAAAAGACACTTTTGTCACTAGTGCATACGGGAAAAATTCATGAAttgacattaataataaatataatcttcaatattaatatttcataacataaagTGAGTGCATTAGTTTTTCATAAGAAGTATAGGATATTAAGATTCACTTAAAAAGATGTTCAGAACTATGAGACTGGTAGTTTGTCCattaatttgattttcacaaatatcTATGTTTCTCAGAACATTCTTTCTGTGCTTTGGGCCCTTAAGGTTCTCGGTGTCTCATTTCTTTTGCTCTGTAGCTCATCTCCTAGGATCGTATAATTTGCCCTTGTTATCGTTGGTTTTTTTAGGCTTGATAACCAGTAATTTCACCTGGTTTTACTATGCACAGCACAAGTCATCACTGATTTCATACCAAATTGAAGAACTTTGTTTCGTATTGGATACATTTGTGGAATCGAAGAAAGTTGTTTCCCAGTTTGCAGATGCTTAGGACTAGTATTCTATTCCACTGTAATTTAATATTCCTCTGTCTCTCTTTTTTTCAGTGAGCTGGAGGAAGTACCCAGTGTTCACAGTAAACAGAAgcagggaaagaagaaaaagaaacccaAAGGTGGTGTTCGACTTCTGTCATCATCGTCAGAGTACTTGTCTGCGGAGGATCCAATAATTGTGTCTACTAGCCACAAGAAACAGCAAGCTGTTGATTTTGATGAAAGTAGTGCAGCTATGGAAAGATTTTCCGAAGCTGCTGTTCCATCTGACTGGATTACATCCAAAGAAAGTGTGAAAGGGTGGATTCCTTTTGAAAAAGGTGAAGTCATAAAAGTAAAAAACGGTGTCTGCGTTGAGGTAATAAAAAAGAAATTGCCTGATCAGACTGGTGTGGTTTCACACCATACTATAGAACATATTAATGGTGAACAATTCACTGCCAGGAACTCGCCACTGAAAGTAACAAGTGATAGTTTCACCACAAAAAGAAAGAACATTGAGGAAAGTAGTCATaaacataaaaaacacaaaaaaatccatgTGACCGCTCTTGCAAATAGTTATACTGAATAAATTTAGATTCACAGTAAATCGTTAACACATTTTGATTATTTGCTGCTGATTGTTTTTAGCCGTTACCTGAAAATTTCTACCTTGAAACAAATAATACGTGCCTATCACTAGTGATACAGAACACAACACAATGTTAACTATTTTGAGAAAGTGAGCAGAGAGCTTTAGGCACGTGGCCAAGCCGCATGCTTTGAGAGATAGACACAGTGGACAAATGAACTTAGTATTGCACAGTCAGAGTTGCCAGCAATGGCAGACAGTACCTCACTTAATTACACAGCTGCATGCTCGCCACATTTGACACTGGCATTCATTGGACTGAGCATGTCTGCACAGAGGTTGATAAACTGTGAGTGTGCAGGTATGCTGTGCATCCGTAACTTGCAACAACGCCTTGCGCTTATGTCAGTATGGTCAGTGCAGTTAACATCATCAGCTGTGTCaaatattatttgttgtttttttatttattttttattattattaatgttagctATGTCATTTTGATAAGATGAGGGACCGATAGCAGAACATTCATGCAGGACCAATCCTTGTTGATCCAGATTTTTAGGATTATCAGAAAGAGGATATCACAGTATATTAAGATCCCTTAATGTAACAGCAGCCACAATACTTTATATTGTGGGTTGTTTATCCCACTACATTCTTTAGAATATTCATGACTTGATTTTTGTGGCTAGTGTAGTAACGTATACAAATGAGCTTTCTGTAATTAATTGACAGAAGCATGTCAGAAGGTAGTCACATACATTATTGGCTGTGGTTTTTGCACACACTTTTTTTGTCTCTTGGGTCCAGTACACACATCATTCCATTTCTAATGTTCGCTGCTGTGCTAAGGACATGTCTGAACATGATGACTCGTCAGACGCTGTGACAAATAGCCTTACCTTGCCAATGtcatttgtgaatttttttttttaagtgtttaaCAGCCATGTCACTGTTGTGGGTGATTTTTAAAAAGGGATATATCATGATCGGCTGGCAATACCATAATATATAGTACGTACACTGAGCTAGTGATACTGACAATGAGTTCTTTATTTGTACATTAATGTTTTCATCTGTAAATAATATTAAGTTCAAACCCcaatcaagtccaaatccaaaGGCAGGGTCATCAATGATATGCAACACATAGAACTAAAAGCATGTTTATTACTGGCAACAACATAAAACCAGAAGAGGACTGTGATGGACAAAAAGTCAGCTATTGATACAaacaaatattccagaatgctgTCATTTATATAAACATCAAACATTCGGAACACGATGTACCTAAGAAATTTCCAGAAACGATGAATACTAAACAAAAAATTGCTGGTAGTTATATTTGAACTGGTGTTTCAGAAGTTCTTACTGAAACCAACTACATCACCCTGGATCTAGATCCTGTCAGTGGTCTTTTTGTATGGTGGCACTAACAGATCCCTACATTCTGGTCATGTTGTTACATACGTTTCTCTCTGAGGAGCATCGAAGGTAGCCCCTCTTGTCGAAGCTTCGTGATTGTTCAATGGATCTTCAGTTTCCTCGAACCTCTCATAAGCCAGCACCTCTGGACTGCAGTAGGGCTTCATATGGAAGACGTGGATGGCGTCTGAGAGCTTTTGTCTTTTTGACGAAGAGTTGTAATCTTTGACTTCACATATGACATCCAAAAAGCAAAGAAGGGTATATCACAGCCCAAAATAGTGCTATTGTAACATTACCAGTAGTCCTAAGTAAGGCGCAGGAATAAAGATCCATACCAAGTCTCCCGGGCTGTATCTCACTGACCAGTGCTTGTCATTTAGCACTCTGTCTTCCTCCTTCTATGAACCATCTGCCATACTTCTTTGTTCCTGGGGATGAGGTGTTGCATGTAGACATCCGGAGTATCATCTGGTTGAAATGGGAACAGTGCATTCATTGTCATTTTGCCATCGGAGCTGTGTAGCAGAAAGCACAGTCTAAAACCTTTAGTGTGTTGCTTTGCTTTGTTGTATGCAAATATCACAAAGGCTAGTATTACAAAACAATCTCTCTTTTTGACGTCAACATACATGGGGAACATATCATCCAAAATCTTATGAAAATGGTCTGTGAGGCCATTCATGTATTGATTGTAGACAGTTGTGATATTACAGCATGAAATCAGCTCTGACTCTAGCCTCGACTGGAAAATTTTTCATGATGAGGGGTAATCACGCTGGGTCCTCCGTGCTTCAAATATCTGCTGCTAGGGACTTTGCAATTTCCAGAGACTCAGTAGTTGCCTCAGCTTTAATGATAACTTAGCAGGTGAAGTAGCCAGTGCAGACTATTATTGATCAATTCCTGTTTGTCAACTTCAGGAATCTTTCCAAGAGGCTGATTTCAGTGTAGTGGAATGGTGCTGCTGCAGCTAGGATTGTTGCCAGATCCCCGGATGCAGTTGCAACATGTGCCTCTGTCTGcggcattccttacagtggctcacatagtgtcTAATGGATCAGTAGAGACCTGGCCACCCTGATTCTGTCTAGAATCTTCACGAATCCCAGTGACCATATGTTGGAGCGTTGTGGCAGTACTCCAAGATAGCTGGCCTTTGTTGAACTGGGACGATGAACAACAGTTTTCATCCTATTGGATCATAGTTCCTATTGTATAATGCTCCATTAATTGGAATTCTCCTCCTTCAAGGCTTTTATGGTTTTCAGCAATGCTGGATTTGCCcctgttcagcagcaatgtcacgTTATGAAGTGATACCTGAGACTTCATCTACACTATTGTGTTCCTTGAACGGCAGTCAGCATCCAGTGTGCACTTGTATACCTTTGTGACGACATGCTCTTGAAGCCTCATCTTGGCAGTTGGCCCTGCAAATCCCTCAGACTAGTTAGACAATATAGAGAATGGTTGTCCATCATAATGGTGAATgttttgccaaataaatatggtCAGAACTTGATGGCCCAAACAAGTGCAAAGCACTCTTTTTCGGTTGCAGAGTAGTCCATCTCATACttggagagtactctggaagcTTAAGCTGTCAATTTTACAGTGCCTCCTTGCATTTGCACCTGTACCATAACCACTAATGTCAGTGTGAAGTTCTGTCATAGAATGCTTGGACTGGAGATGTTAGCCcctccttaaggacaaggaaagataTTTCTTGGCCGCACAGTTTGAGGCGTATGAGAGGGGTAAAAtcatggtggtcttccacaactgcaataGGGATCACATTCagcatgccccccccccttttttttttctttcctcggtTTGCTGACACCATTTCATGATTTCCTCTGACATGACACCTTTTACCAGAATAGCATGGTACATATCTTTTGCAACTCCTTCCCTCATATGGTAAtttttgtcagcttctgtcataTGCAGATTCACAATGTGGTATAGGTCCAGAACATTATGTACATACAACTGTGTCATTTCCCTGtgacattaccgagcgaggtggcgcagtggttagcacactggactcgcattcggaaggacgacggttcaatcccgcgtccggccatcctgatttaggttctccgtgatttccctatatcacttcaggcaaatgccgggatggttcctttgaaagggcacggccgatttccttccccatccttccctagcctgagcttgtgctccgtctctaatgacctcgttgtcgatgggacgttaaacactaatctcctcctcctgtgaCATTGGGCCCTGttcattgttctgctaaaaggatttgCTACCGATTGTCATAAATGTTTTTTCAGTTCAGCAACGAATTTGTCCCATCTATCGAACTTCTCTTTGTTGTTCATCAACGAGAAAAGGTACAAATTTATAAACATGTCACGTCATCCCACCTGTTGTTTTTTGGCGACTCAGTCGAATCCTTTCAACCATTTTGTTGGGTTCTGGCCAGTGTCTCTGGAACTTGCTGATAGGTGTCTGACTTACTACTATTTTGGAATCCATGTATCTCCTGAATATATGGGCCTTAGGAACAGTATACTGCTTGTATCCCTGGTTCCTGTCTGCGAAGGCGATGGCTTTTACATTGTCTAATTGGAGCCATGATGAGTTAGGTATTCTGAAGTACCTAGTGTCTCCACCAAAAGTCACATTCAAACCACACTCAAGTATCTGAAGGCAAAGTCATCAGTGAAATGCGGCACTTGGAAAGCTCATTCAATAACTCAATGTGCAGTCAGAACAGAACTGAAATTTTGAATGAAGAATGCagcttgtgatgaagcaagctgggatattttttacttcccctcatgttttaccatctgcctccttaaaattaatctttttcatttttgaactaattaccattaacatacttgAGTATAATCTCCATTTTCATATAAGAGAAAAGTTGgcgctcagttttaaagaatataacaacagCTCTaactttgtgcttagttttatataagtaattgattttctaatttattttgactattcctagttagtatgttttgttatagggtgaaatcagtaattgtttcataatttaaattctgttgttgacatataaacaaatataaattctgtactaattataaacatttggaagatgaaacacTAGTACTCTTAAAGGatgtatttggctctattcgaaaacatgttagcaaaaccagcccttcattaattccaaagtaattaacagttttgtcaaaagtattgtttacataactatgttgttagtttcatgatttaaacaaataattcggcctaacttttgtagtagaaaaaactgttaaaaagacgaaATTTTTCAATGcagtcagttaatttaatgagttaagttttaattgtaatttctgtaagttTAACTTCGAACGCTGTGTAATttaagtacctattattgtgaggacatataagggcccgatttttggtcccgagacagtcagttcACAGCCAAGTTTCATACGGAAAACCCGTGTTGGTTAGATCAAcagcaatgcatcaacttaactgtgaaataagtgtaacacaattaactgtgtgttaaaacaatgactgtgTTTCCATACGTATCTGTTTATTGTTCAAGAAATGTGAACTATGTGcttaggcttttactgctcgtagatgttcaactggaaactattgtagcaatatgtggatgttcgcctgcaacttattaatgaggcttatcaaaagttaaacaatagtgcactggccatgtaACTGTGTATTATTAAGGGGTTGTGAACAGTGGAAGTAAAGTACTGcgcacctgtcagctacatcatttaaagtagacaGTACTGCATTTCCACCCCCTAGTTTTTCAGCCAGTATGTTGACACCGAGGatgatcaatgaagaaataaagcagggaaCGTCATCACAAGCTTTTTATACAAACAATGTATATTCCAGAATGCTAGTATTTATACAAACATAATATATTACAGAATTTACAAACATATTTCAATAACCTTCCAGAagtgataaataataaataactccCAATGGTCGGGTTTGAACGGGCATCCCGCAGCACACTAGCAAGCAACGCAAACCACTACACCACACTGCATGCACAATACTTCATGGCAACATAGCGTATTTGCATAATGAAATAACTTGCAGGCGTAAACATAATAATTACAGATggtttcaaaacacacacacacagagatatatataCACCACCACACCCTGTATCGTGTGGGTAATACAATGATTGTATTAACGCAATTGCAGAAACTTCTGCCTTAATGAGatttgtggacttacaaaaacattattcTTGATATACTAGCATCCTAATGGAACATAGGCTGTATTTATCAAATACTTGTTGCACTCTTTCACagcaaaagaaaggaaggaagattggggtaAAATGTCCTGTCAGTGATAAGGTCATTAGTGATGAACAAGCTTAAATTGGGAAAGAATTTAGCCACACCCAAGAATTTAGGATGTGACAACTGTGTCAGCTCTCTCATTTCTTTTGCAGCAATCAATTTAGTATCGGTAGTCACAATGTCATTAAAATCTTACCTTATCTTTAAATTAATTACTCGACAGCACAGTCTAAATAAATGCTGTATCCTGCGATGTACCTTGATTGTAGGCTGTAGCCTTAGTTTTAAACATAATTATTTGCCTCAAAACTTGCTAATTATAAACAGTTATCGTGTTTTCAATATCCGTCTTTTTCCACTTGCTCTGTGAGTGCATTACTTCCTTTCATCACTTTAGCTACAGTCGGGTTGcaagtgttattacttatgtacttCCTGCAGTTGAGCTAAATCAGTGTTGTTGGTTATCATTTATATTGGTTATATAAAGTCGTATGAGTCAATGTGGTGATACTCGGTGAATCTCTGGGATAAAGCATATACTTTCTCCATAGACGAGATAGGAACTGTACAACGAAAAAGAAATCCCAATTTGAATTGCATATTTGCCACACCCATGCAGGGCTGTAAAAGTGGCCCAATGCTTAATATTAATTCTGAAGTTTTGGAAAGAATGTGTAGAGGTGCTGGCTAGTGCAAGCCACAGGTCCAGTCACTGCTGTGATTGCAGTAACCAGTCAGTGCAGCATTCAGTCATCACAGCTGGCCCCCACACATCGGTACAACCACTCGACAGGCAACAAGCGGCATTGCTGAAATCCAGGATGCTACTGCCATGTGGCCCAGAGAAGCATCATcactcccactccacccactagagCAGTAACCATCGTCATTTATGCTGCGGGCCACTCGTCGTACGGTCCAGTGTCGCTTCTGACAGGCTGAGTGTTACAGAGCCACCACTAGACTGAGGCAAGAATGCGCGGCCAGCAGTAACTCAGCAAAAGCTAAACTAACTGCGTGCCTAACAAGGATGCTCTGCTCCAAGGCGCACAGCACTGTATACAGGCTGTAGCAGGATCCAGTTAACACATTGTGGGTTTGACTCCCCTCTACCATCCACTGTACATGGGCATTAGATCTCTGATGTATgctaaatgtaataaataaatcaaCTAGTTCCAATTAGAAGTGCAAATACTGACATTCATTATTTGAAATTTGCAAATGCTAAGACAGTATATTCAGGTAATTATTGGAACAGCTAGCCGATGAACGTCATTGAGAGTTAATGGCATCGACTCACTATAtagaacaaaataaattttgtgaaaatactTATCTTTGCGGTGTAGAGTAATCTTGTCGTAGGTGTTTTCATGTAAATTAATAACTGGGCAACTATTTGTACTTGACCTTGTGTTCACTGTTTCACTAGTACCAGACAAAAACAGATCTTTGTACTGTCTTCGTTTCACTTACAAATAGCTACAGAATGTTTTACAACTTCATTGTATGCTGATGAGTACATACACAAAGCAGATCTTTCTACAACATAATGGGAACTTAACGTGTGGGTGCTGCCATTGTGGTATAAGAAAACATGCAGTAACACCATATTACAACCTATTattgacatacaaaattaaaattttgattgtAAATTACGTGTGTACAAAAGTTTAAGTACAATGCTGAGTTTCACAAAAGGACCGAAAATATTTGCAATAATCAAAATTACAGAAAGTTAGTTTTCTATACAAAATTGGGAAAATGCAATTTTAATTGGCTCCAAATAACATTATACTTActaataacaaaattattttaaccacTATTATTTGCACAAGGGGTTGTACATTTTAGTTTCACAAGTTTTTTTATTGCCTTATGAAATATATCATTAAACAGAATGAacactaatttttttaaataagaatcTTACATGATAACAGTGGTGCTGTAACACTGAAATAGTTGTACTTTTAAATTTGATATCATCTGGCATACTATGTTGTAAATTCTAGACTTGTATAAGGCAGTCACCTTTGACCATTTACTCTGATGGTAACGGAAAATCCTGTGGTGAATACAAGGATCAAATACGAGATGTGATAATTATTAGCTGTCTCAACAATGTGTTTTTAATCTCATCTGTGGTCGTAAAATGACAGCTCTAAGGTTCTTTTTGGGAACAAAAAAAAGTTACTTGGAGCTATGTCGTGAATATAAAGGCTAGGATTCATTACACTGTTGTTTTTGGCTGAAAATTCATAATCAGGTAACATAGAGCGAGCAAGTGTAATTATTGTGGTGTAAAAGCCACGAATGGTTTGTCT
This window contains:
- the LOC126204010 gene encoding protein CUSTOS-like, with translation MSSESSEDENIQQLKDALDVSMFSSRSDATEGRDEKLSNRISLDEKTEQPNALRVTPEFQAFVAKRLAKIIDNELEEVPSVHSKQKQGKKKKKPKGGVRLLSSSSEYLSAEDPIIVSTSHKKQQAVDFDESSAAMERFSEAAVPSDWITSKESVKGWIPFEKGEVIKVKNGVCVEVIKKKLPDQTGVVSHHTIEHINGEQFTARNSPLKVTSDSFTTKRKNIEESSHKHKKHKKIHVTALANSYTE